One stretch of Vulpes lagopus strain Blue_001 chromosome 12, ASM1834538v1, whole genome shotgun sequence DNA includes these proteins:
- the PRR11 gene encoding proline-rich protein 11, with protein MPKFKQRRRKLKAKAKRLFKKKEASNSQPKLIIPPPPPPSPERVIILSADTALSRSLHRSSWNFRFPNISDKVKLWTNRVWSIYKWCQNCMAQSLEVLKDTIFPSHFCRRELHNLRQQFCILESELHKLQETTKAVLENSSCPSCGQMCHISGKLTNVPACVLTTPGESQAVLPPSLPQSATHLPPLPPPPPPPPPPPPPPLPPPPLPRAPLLLRKFDHTKALQAGPLKKDGPMQITVEDLLTVKLKKTQCFDEKKKFVPSPKARNPLVTVSDLQRVTLKPNSKMRSTRVTNVLITPGKSQIDLRKLLRKVDVERSPGGTPLTNKENMETGTGLTPVMTRALRRKFQMAHPRSPTQTLPLSTSSFDEQN; from the exons ATGCCCAAGTTCAAGCAACGGAGAAGAAAGCTAAAAGCCAAAGCAAAaagattattcaaaaaaaaagaagcctctaACTCTCAGCCCAAGCTAATTatacctcctcctccaccaccctcACCGGAAAG AGTGATTATTCTTTCAGCAGATACAGCCCTTAGCAGAAGCTTGCATAGATCATCCTGGAATTTCAGATTTCCCAATATCTCAGATAAAGTAAAACTTTGGACAAATAGAGTGTGGTCTATATACAAGTGGTGCCAGAACTGTATGGCCCAG agttTAGAAGTATTGAAAGATACCATCTTTCCATCCCATTTCTGCCGCCGAGAACTTCACAATCTAAGACAACAGTTTTGCATTTTGGAAAGTGAATTACACAAGCTCCAAGAAACAACGAAG GCTGTCTTAGAAAATTCTTCCTGCCCAAGCTGTGGTCAAATGTGTCACATAAGTGGTAAACTTACAAATGTGCCTGCCTGTGTTCTGACCACCCCTGGAGAATCTCAAGCTGTACTTCCTCCCTCGCTGCCACAGTCAGCCacccatcttcctcctcttccacctccgcctccaccccctccaccccctccacctcctcctctgcctccacctccactACCTAGGGCACCTTTGCTGCTCAGAAAATTCGATCACACTAAAGCACTTCAG GCTGGACCATTAAAAAAAGATGGACCCATGCAGATAACAGTTGAAGATCTACTCActgtgaaattaaagaagacacagtGTTTTGATGAAAAGAAGAAG TTTGTGCCATCACCAAAAGCACGGAATCCACTAGTTACTGTCTCTGACCTCCAGCGCGTCACCCTGAAGCCCAACTCCAAAATGCGATCAACTCGAGTTACAAATGTCTTAAT TACCCCTGGTAAAAGCCAGATAGATCTGCGGAAACTACTTAGAAAAGTTGATGTAGAGAG GAGCCCAGGTGGAACCCCCCTcaccaataaagaaaatatggaaacaggAACTGGGCTGACTCCAGTAATGACCCGGGCCTTGAGAAGAAAGTTTCAG atggctcACCCTAGAAGCCCAACTCAAACTCTGCCACTTTCTACAAGTAGCTTTGATGAACAAAACTGA